In Lacerta agilis isolate rLacAgi1 chromosome 1, rLacAgi1.pri, whole genome shotgun sequence, the following proteins share a genomic window:
- the AHSA1 gene encoding activator of 90 kDa heat shock protein ATPase homolog 1 — MAKWGEGDPRWIVEQRADATNVNNWHWTERDASNWSSEKLKSLLLAIRAENAEGTCEVTEVSKLDGEASINNRKGKLIFFYEWNIKLAWTGTSNTGVKYKGYVEIPNLSDENDVDEIEISVSLAKDEPDTNLLALMKHEGVNQISSALAIYISTLKTEFTQGMILPTVNGEQSELPPHPVRKAEERKTTEPVAGNALKSKSIGVKIPTCKINLKDVFLTSPDELYRVFITQEMVQAFTHSPAFLEADKGGKFQLLDGSVTGEFTELVPEKQIAMKWRFKTWPEGHFATITLTFIDKAGETEIRLEGRGIPANEEERTREGWQRYYFEGIKQTFGYGARLF, encoded by the exons ATGgccaagtggggagagggagatcCGCGCTGGATTGTGGAGCAGCGCGCGGATGCCACCAACGTCAACAACTGGCACTG GACTGAAAGAGATGCATCTAACTGGTCTTCAGAGAAACTGAAAAGTTTGCTTCTGGCTATTAGAGCAGAGAATGCAGAGGGAACTTGTGAAGTGACAGAAGTAAGTAAATTGGATGGAGAAGCCTCAATCAACAACCGCAAAGGAAAGCTGATTTTCTTCTATGAGTGGAATATCAAGCTGGCTTGGACAG GCACTTCAAATACAGGTGTGAAGTATAAGGGATATGTGGAGATTCCCAATCTGTCGGATGAAAATGATGTTGATGAAATTGAG atCAGCGTTAGTCTTGCCAAAGATGAGCCAGACACCAACCTGCTCGCTTTGATGAAGCATGAAGGTGTAAATCAGATCAGCAGTGCTTTGGCAATTTACATTAGCACTCTCAAAACAG AGTTTACCCAAGGCATGATCTTACCTACAGTGAATGGTGAACAGTCAGAGCTCCCGCCTCATCCTGTACGCAAAGCAGAGGAACGGAAG ACCACTGAACCAGTTGCTGGCAATGCACTTAAATCCAAATCGATAGGAGTCAAGATTCCTACTTGCAAGATAAACTTGAAGGACGTTTTCTTAACATCTCCAGACGAACTGTATAGAGTGTTTATTACACAAGAG atGGTCCAGGCTTTTACTCACTCACCTGCCTTTTTGGAGGCTGACAAAGGAGGAAAATTCCAGCTGCTAGATGGCAGTGTCACTGGAGAGTTCACTGAACTA GTTCCTGAGAAGCAGATTGCAATGAAGTGGAGATTTAAAACATGGCCAGAGG GACACTTTGCAACCATCACCTTGACGTTCATCGACAAAGCTGGTGAAACAGAAATCCGCCTGGAAGGAAGGGGCATCCCAGCCAATGAAgaagagagaacaagggagggcTGGCAACGTTACTATTTTGAGGGCATAAAACAGACTTTTGGTTATGGAGCCCGATTGTTTTAA
- the VIPAS39 gene encoding spermatogenesis-defective protein 39 homolog isoform X3, giving the protein MKRKMNRMKVDEEEYWHSSKCKAFTFDDEDDELFQLKESKRTVNSLRDIVDDDDDLEKFSWSGEPVGSISWSIKETASSSNNTAEGRDLGGQRGSSSYGAFPKQASSYSLSSFFKGRNKHGSFQSLSDALTDTGFKSYAPELRRPKADYKDYSSDWSPKDTVRRLQRGKICSLERFHSLQDKLQLLDEAVAVHDGNVITAILIFLKRTLKKEILFRELELRQVALRHLIHFLKETGDQKLLLDLLRFLDRTEEVALTQYREHLMIQDVEKRKEFLKGCVGLPFSLEDAAHVQDHYTLLERQIIIEVNDKHLESAGQTEIFRKYPRKASILNMPLVTTLFYSCFYHYTETEIPDKQYVLTALAARAKLRAWHDVDALFTTKNWLGYTKKKAPIGFHRVVEILQRNNAPVQVLQDYVRLVEDVETKLNLAMKYKCHDVVIDTYKDLKDRLQLMAYRCKVDRGSPAEEKIDSILSNSQIRWKN; this is encoded by the exons ATGAAAAGAAAG ATGAACAGAATGAAAGTTGATGAGGAAGAATACTGGCACAGTTCCAAGTGTAAAGCATTTACgtttgatgatgaagatgatgagcTCTTTCAG CTGAAGGAGTCAAAACGAACAGTGAACAGCCTCCGAGATATTGTAGATGATGACGATGATCTTGAGAAGTTCAGCtggagtggggagcctgtgggga GCATTTCCTGGTCAATCAAGGAGACCGCCTCCAGCAGCAACAATACTGCTGAGGGGAGAGACTTGGGTGGGCAAAGAGGCTCTTCTTCGTATGGAGCATTTCCCAAACAAGCCTCTTCTTACTCACTCAGCAGCTTTTTCAAAG GAAGAAACAAGCATGGGAGCTTTCAGTCACTTTCAGATG CTCTTACAGACACAGGATTTAAAAGTTACGCCCCAGAACTGCGCAGACCAAAAGCAGACTACAAG GATTACAGCAGTGACTGGAGCCCTAAAGACACAGTAAGACGGCTGCAGAGAGGCAAG ATCTGCTCACTGGAGAGGTTTCACTCCTTACAGGACAAGCTGCAGCTACTGGATGAAGCTGTTGCAGTGCATGATGGGAATGTCATTACAGCC ATCCTAATATTTCTGAAGAGAACCTTGAAGAAAG AAATCCTATTCAGAGAGCTGGAGCTGCGGCAGGTGGCCCTGCGCCATTTAATACACTTTCTCAAGGAAACGGGGGACCAAAAACTCCTCCTCGACCTGCTGAG GTTCCTGGACAGGACAGAGGAGGTTGCA TTGACACAGTACCGTGAGCACCTGATGATCCAGGATGTGGAGAAACGAAAGGAGTTTCTGAAAGGTTGCGTTGG GTTACCATTTTCATTGGAAGATGCTGCTCATGTTCAAGACCATTATACGCTTCTGGAGAGGCAGATCATCATCGAG GTAAATGACAAGCATTTAGAGTCAGCTGGGCAGACGGAGATATTTCGGAAGTACCCTCGAAAGGCCTCCATCCTAAACATGCCACTGGTCACCACACTTTTCTACTCCTGCTTCTATCACTACACGGAGACTGAG ATCCCAGACAAACAGTATGTGCTGACAGCCCTGGCTGCTCGTGCCAAGCTCCGGGCTTGGCATGATGTGGATGCTTTGTTCACCACCAAG AACTGGTTGGGCTACACTAAAAAGAAAGCTCCTATTGGTTTTCATCGGGTAGTGGAGATCTTGCAGCGGAACAATGCCCCAGtgcaa GTCTTACAGGATTATGTGCGCCTGGTAGAAGATGTTGAGACCAAATTGAACCTTGCAATGAAATACAAGTGCCATGACGTTGTTATAGAT ACCTACAAAGACTTGAAGGATCGTCTCCAGTTGATGGCGTATAGATGTAAAGTTGATCGGGGTTCTCCCGCAGAGGAGAAGATTGATAGCATCCTCAGCAACTCG CAAATCCGATGGAAGAATTGA
- the VIPAS39 gene encoding spermatogenesis-defective protein 39 homolog isoform X1, whose translation MKRKMNRMKVDEEEYWHSSKCKAFTFDDEDDELFQLKESKRTVNSLRDIVDDDDDLEKFSWSGEPVGSISWSIKETASSSNNTAEGRDLGGQRGSSSYGAFPKQASSYSLSSFFKGRNKHGSFQSLSDALTDTGFKSYAPELRRPKADYKDYSSDWSPKDTVRRLQRGKICSLERFHSLQDKLQLLDEAVAVHDGNVITAILIFLKRTLKKEILFRELELRQVALRHLIHFLKETGDQKLLLDLLRFLDRTEEVALTQYREHLMIQDVEKRKEFLKGCVGLPFSLEDAAHVQDHYTLLERQIIIEVNDKHLESAGQTEIFRKYPRKASILNMPLVTTLFYSCFYHYTETEGTFSSPANLKKTFKIPDKQYVLTALAARAKLRAWHDVDALFTTKNWLGYTKKKAPIGFHRVVEILQRNNAPVQVLQDYVRLVEDVETKLNLAMKYKCHDVVIDTYKDLKDRLQLMAYRCKVDRGSPAEEKIDSILSNSQIRWKN comes from the exons ATGAAAAGAAAG ATGAACAGAATGAAAGTTGATGAGGAAGAATACTGGCACAGTTCCAAGTGTAAAGCATTTACgtttgatgatgaagatgatgagcTCTTTCAG CTGAAGGAGTCAAAACGAACAGTGAACAGCCTCCGAGATATTGTAGATGATGACGATGATCTTGAGAAGTTCAGCtggagtggggagcctgtgggga GCATTTCCTGGTCAATCAAGGAGACCGCCTCCAGCAGCAACAATACTGCTGAGGGGAGAGACTTGGGTGGGCAAAGAGGCTCTTCTTCGTATGGAGCATTTCCCAAACAAGCCTCTTCTTACTCACTCAGCAGCTTTTTCAAAG GAAGAAACAAGCATGGGAGCTTTCAGTCACTTTCAGATG CTCTTACAGACACAGGATTTAAAAGTTACGCCCCAGAACTGCGCAGACCAAAAGCAGACTACAAG GATTACAGCAGTGACTGGAGCCCTAAAGACACAGTAAGACGGCTGCAGAGAGGCAAG ATCTGCTCACTGGAGAGGTTTCACTCCTTACAGGACAAGCTGCAGCTACTGGATGAAGCTGTTGCAGTGCATGATGGGAATGTCATTACAGCC ATCCTAATATTTCTGAAGAGAACCTTGAAGAAAG AAATCCTATTCAGAGAGCTGGAGCTGCGGCAGGTGGCCCTGCGCCATTTAATACACTTTCTCAAGGAAACGGGGGACCAAAAACTCCTCCTCGACCTGCTGAG GTTCCTGGACAGGACAGAGGAGGTTGCA TTGACACAGTACCGTGAGCACCTGATGATCCAGGATGTGGAGAAACGAAAGGAGTTTCTGAAAGGTTGCGTTGG GTTACCATTTTCATTGGAAGATGCTGCTCATGTTCAAGACCATTATACGCTTCTGGAGAGGCAGATCATCATCGAG GTAAATGACAAGCATTTAGAGTCAGCTGGGCAGACGGAGATATTTCGGAAGTACCCTCGAAAGGCCTCCATCCTAAACATGCCACTGGTCACCACACTTTTCTACTCCTGCTTCTATCACTACACGGAGACTGAG GGAACATTCAGTAGTCCAGCAAACTTGAAGAAAACCTTCAAG ATCCCAGACAAACAGTATGTGCTGACAGCCCTGGCTGCTCGTGCCAAGCTCCGGGCTTGGCATGATGTGGATGCTTTGTTCACCACCAAG AACTGGTTGGGCTACACTAAAAAGAAAGCTCCTATTGGTTTTCATCGGGTAGTGGAGATCTTGCAGCGGAACAATGCCCCAGtgcaa GTCTTACAGGATTATGTGCGCCTGGTAGAAGATGTTGAGACCAAATTGAACCTTGCAATGAAATACAAGTGCCATGACGTTGTTATAGAT ACCTACAAAGACTTGAAGGATCGTCTCCAGTTGATGGCGTATAGATGTAAAGTTGATCGGGGTTCTCCCGCAGAGGAGAAGATTGATAGCATCCTCAGCAACTCG CAAATCCGATGGAAGAATTGA
- the VIPAS39 gene encoding spermatogenesis-defective protein 39 homolog isoform X2 codes for MNRMKVDEEEYWHSSKCKAFTFDDEDDELFQLKESKRTVNSLRDIVDDDDDLEKFSWSGEPVGSISWSIKETASSSNNTAEGRDLGGQRGSSSYGAFPKQASSYSLSSFFKGRNKHGSFQSLSDALTDTGFKSYAPELRRPKADYKDYSSDWSPKDTVRRLQRGKICSLERFHSLQDKLQLLDEAVAVHDGNVITAILIFLKRTLKKEILFRELELRQVALRHLIHFLKETGDQKLLLDLLRFLDRTEEVALTQYREHLMIQDVEKRKEFLKGCVGLPFSLEDAAHVQDHYTLLERQIIIEVNDKHLESAGQTEIFRKYPRKASILNMPLVTTLFYSCFYHYTETEGTFSSPANLKKTFKIPDKQYVLTALAARAKLRAWHDVDALFTTKNWLGYTKKKAPIGFHRVVEILQRNNAPVQVLQDYVRLVEDVETKLNLAMKYKCHDVVIDTYKDLKDRLQLMAYRCKVDRGSPAEEKIDSILSNSQIRWKN; via the exons ATGAACAGAATGAAAGTTGATGAGGAAGAATACTGGCACAGTTCCAAGTGTAAAGCATTTACgtttgatgatgaagatgatgagcTCTTTCAG CTGAAGGAGTCAAAACGAACAGTGAACAGCCTCCGAGATATTGTAGATGATGACGATGATCTTGAGAAGTTCAGCtggagtggggagcctgtgggga GCATTTCCTGGTCAATCAAGGAGACCGCCTCCAGCAGCAACAATACTGCTGAGGGGAGAGACTTGGGTGGGCAAAGAGGCTCTTCTTCGTATGGAGCATTTCCCAAACAAGCCTCTTCTTACTCACTCAGCAGCTTTTTCAAAG GAAGAAACAAGCATGGGAGCTTTCAGTCACTTTCAGATG CTCTTACAGACACAGGATTTAAAAGTTACGCCCCAGAACTGCGCAGACCAAAAGCAGACTACAAG GATTACAGCAGTGACTGGAGCCCTAAAGACACAGTAAGACGGCTGCAGAGAGGCAAG ATCTGCTCACTGGAGAGGTTTCACTCCTTACAGGACAAGCTGCAGCTACTGGATGAAGCTGTTGCAGTGCATGATGGGAATGTCATTACAGCC ATCCTAATATTTCTGAAGAGAACCTTGAAGAAAG AAATCCTATTCAGAGAGCTGGAGCTGCGGCAGGTGGCCCTGCGCCATTTAATACACTTTCTCAAGGAAACGGGGGACCAAAAACTCCTCCTCGACCTGCTGAG GTTCCTGGACAGGACAGAGGAGGTTGCA TTGACACAGTACCGTGAGCACCTGATGATCCAGGATGTGGAGAAACGAAAGGAGTTTCTGAAAGGTTGCGTTGG GTTACCATTTTCATTGGAAGATGCTGCTCATGTTCAAGACCATTATACGCTTCTGGAGAGGCAGATCATCATCGAG GTAAATGACAAGCATTTAGAGTCAGCTGGGCAGACGGAGATATTTCGGAAGTACCCTCGAAAGGCCTCCATCCTAAACATGCCACTGGTCACCACACTTTTCTACTCCTGCTTCTATCACTACACGGAGACTGAG GGAACATTCAGTAGTCCAGCAAACTTGAAGAAAACCTTCAAG ATCCCAGACAAACAGTATGTGCTGACAGCCCTGGCTGCTCGTGCCAAGCTCCGGGCTTGGCATGATGTGGATGCTTTGTTCACCACCAAG AACTGGTTGGGCTACACTAAAAAGAAAGCTCCTATTGGTTTTCATCGGGTAGTGGAGATCTTGCAGCGGAACAATGCCCCAGtgcaa GTCTTACAGGATTATGTGCGCCTGGTAGAAGATGTTGAGACCAAATTGAACCTTGCAATGAAATACAAGTGCCATGACGTTGTTATAGAT ACCTACAAAGACTTGAAGGATCGTCTCCAGTTGATGGCGTATAGATGTAAAGTTGATCGGGGTTCTCCCGCAGAGGAGAAGATTGATAGCATCCTCAGCAACTCG CAAATCCGATGGAAGAATTGA